One Notolabrus celidotus isolate fNotCel1 chromosome 16, fNotCel1.pri, whole genome shotgun sequence DNA window includes the following coding sequences:
- the clptm1l gene encoding cleft lip and palate transmembrane protein 1-like protein yields MFLKTSFTTLIVGLFVVYVLHTCWVMYGIVYTKPCDRPNGENCITPFLAENPKLQLSIFTALRPSAEGGHTLIHKEEEFDVNAKFERVVNVSLPKKTRNNGTLYALIFVHQAGFTPWQDPRQVHLVAQLTTYMVPKQPEISLISGEDKTQGKKEEAQQKKRRADAGDGPNSPSDHPVSHWRTRLTLNIVGDHFVFDRESLPSDVHRYLRVFQNGKKMVYLPLLFVDELSNRVKDLAEINSTSTDLPLTISYDAISLGRLRFWIHMQDAVYSLQQFGFTEKDADEIKGIFVDTNLYFLALTFFVAAFHLLFDFLAFKNDISFWKQKKSMVGMSSKAVLWRCFSTIVIFLYLFDEQTSLLVLIPAGIGSIIEVWKVKKAFKIQVFWKGGKPTFLFGKLDESERRTEEYDTLAMKYLSYLLYPLCIGGAVYALVFLRYKSWYSWLINSLVNGVYAFGFLFMLPQLFVNYKFKSVAHLPWKAFMYKAFNTFIDDVFAFIITMPTSHRLACFRDDVVFLIYLYQRWLYPVDKTRVNEYGVSYDENEKPKGKTHKD; encoded by the exons ATGTTTCTAAAAACATCCTTCACCACCTTGATCGTGGGGTTGTTTGTGGTGTATGTGCTCCACACCTGCTGGGTGATGTATGGGATAGTGTACACGAAACCCTGCGACAGGCCCAACGGTGAAAACTGTATCACACCCTTCCTGGCAGAGAACCCGAAACTACAG TTGAGTATCTTCACTGCTTTACGGCCCAGTGCAGAGGGAGGACATACACTGATCCACAAAGAGGAAGAATTTGATGTCAACGCCAAATTTGAGAG ggtAGTAAATGTCTCCCTACCCAAGAAGACCCGCAACAATGGGACTTTATACGCCCTGATATTTGTCCATCAAGCTGGCTTCACTCCGTGGCAGGATCCACGACAAGTCCACTTAGTGGCTCAGCTCACAACATACATGGTCCCAAAACAACCCGAAATCTCTCTAATATCTGGGGAGGATAAAACACAG GGTAAGAAAGAAGAAGCTCAGCAGAAGAAACGGCGTGCTGATGCAGGAGATGGCCCCAATTCCCCGTCAGATCACCCGGTTTCTCACTGGCGCACTCGCCTGACACTGAACATCGTGGGTGACCACTTCGTGTTTGACAGAGAATCCCTGCCGAGTGATGTCCACAGATACCTCCGAGT ATTCCAAAATGGTAAAAAGATGGTTTATCTACCGCTGCTATTTGTTGATGAGCTCAGCAACAGGGTCAAAGACCTTGCG GAGATCAACAGCACTTCCACGGACCTCCCTCTGACCATCTCCTACGACGCCATCTCTTTGGGGAGGCTGCGATTCTGGATCCACATGCAAGATGCTGTTTACTCTCTGCAGCAGTTTG GTTTCACAGAAAAAGATGCAGATGAGATCAAAGGAATCTTTGTGGATACAAACCTGTACTTCCTGGCTCTGACCTTCTTTGTCGCTGCCTTCCAT CTCCTTTTTGACTTCCTGGCATTCAAGAATGACATCAGTTTctggaaacaaaagaaaagcatgGTGGGGATGTCCAGCAAAGCAG TGCTCTGGAGATGTTTCAGCACCATAGTGATTTTCCTCTACTTGTTTGATGAGCAGACCAGTCTTCTTGTCCTCATACCTGCTGGTATCGGCTCTATCATTGAA gTATGGAAAGTCAAGAAGGCTTTTAAGATTCAAGTTTTCTGGAAAGGAGGCAAACCAACGTTCCTg TTTGGAAAGTTAGATGAATCAGAGAGAAGAACAGAAGAGTACGACACTCTG GCCATGAAGTATCTGTCATACCTCCTGTACCCATTGTGTATTGGTGGGGCGGTGTACGCTCTAGTATTTCTACGATACAAGAG TTGGTACTCGTGGTTGATCAACAGTCTGGTGAACg GTGTGTATGCTTTTGGCTTCCTCTTCATGCTTCCTCAGCTGTTTGTCAACTATAAG TTCAAATCTGTGGCCCACCTGCCCTGGAAAGCCTTCATGTACAAG GCATTCAACACCTTCATCGACGATGTGTTCGCTTTCATCATCACCATGCCAACGTCCCACAGACTGGCCTGTTTTAGAGACGATGTGGTGTTTCTCATTTACCTCTATCAGAgatg GCTCTACCCAGTGGACAAAACAAGAGTCAATGAATACGGAGTGTCTtatgatgaaaatgaaaaacccAAAGGAAAGACACACAAGGACTAG
- the LOC117828321 gene encoding LOW QUALITY PROTEIN: protein FAM92A-like (The sequence of the model RefSeq protein was modified relative to this genomic sequence to represent the inferred CDS: inserted 2 bases in 1 codon) encodes MSQRFAAYARKTARLRDKADLMVREICAYANTETPNLKKGMEKFADLLLTLPRLRTTARLSQVIEPLKSYGAVVKCKREYLKTAQSARDREAKQMAQLERTRQRNPSDRQIISQAESELQRAPMDATRTTRQLEETIDEFETQNIRDIKRTFGEFXTVEMTFHAKALELYTLAYQSIQSVDEEDLEVFRSLLHPPDYQPCIDIVRANSKSSLDQTCSFLSISGTLQQQRTGSRQTRREEEEEDDEEDVDESEEEDTDDEC; translated from the exons ATGAGCCAACGGTTTGCTGCCTATGCCCGTAAAACAGCCCGACTGCGAGACAAGGCCGATCTCATGGTACGGGAAATATGCGCAtatgcaaacacagaaacaccaaaCCTGAAAAAGGGAATGGAAAAGTTTGCTGACCTTTTGCTCACCTTGCCAAGGTTGAGGACTACTGCCAGGCTGAG CCAAGTCATAGAGCCTCTAAAAAGCTATGGTGCTGTGGTGAAATGTAAAAGG GAGTATCTGAAGACAGCTCAGAGtgccagagacagagaggccaAACAGATGGCTCAGCTCGAGCGGACCAGACAGAGAAACCCCTCTGACAGGCAGATCATT TCTCAG GCTGAGAGTGAGCTTCAGAGAGCCCCCATGGACGCCACAAGGACTACAAGGCAACTGGAGGAGACCATAGACGAGTTTGAGACGCAGAACATTAGGGACATCAAG AGGACCTTTGGGGAGTT GACAGTGGAGATGACGTTTCATGCCAAGGCTTTGGAGCTGTACACACTGGCCTACCAGAGCATTCAAAGTGTGGATGAAGAGGACCTGGAG GTGTTCAGGAGCTTGCTGCACCCCCCTGACTACCAGCCATGCATAGACATAGTGCGAGCTAATTCCAAATCATCGCTGGATCAGACTTGCTCCTTCCTGAGTATATCAGGGACCTTACAG CAACAAAGAACCGGCAGCCGCcagacgaggagagaggaggaggaagaggacgatGAGGAGGATGTGGATGAATCTGAAGAGGAGGACACAGATGATGAATGTTAA